One Marinifilum sp. JC120 DNA window includes the following coding sequences:
- a CDS encoding CBS domain-containing protein: MNKFKVKDLMIPVEEYNRVKTDTTLFEALQCLAQQGEELNLPHPHRDLLVEDDNGKVVGKITMLDIFKHMEPSYFKMDDKHHPNALSMDFVQKVYRDFNLWSEPLSSLCRKNAGAKAGEVMHSPKKAEILDEDETLDKALHAFVLGVHQPLLVQKDGIITGVVRLGDAFDKVRTAILACEIETA, encoded by the coding sequence GTGAATAAATTTAAAGTAAAAGATCTGATGATCCCTGTTGAAGAATACAACAGGGTAAAAACAGACACCACACTGTTTGAAGCATTGCAATGCCTTGCTCAGCAGGGAGAAGAACTGAACCTTCCTCATCCGCACCGCGACCTGCTTGTCGAAGACGATAACGGCAAGGTCGTAGGTAAAATCACTATGCTCGACATCTTCAAGCATATGGAACCTTCCTACTTCAAGATGGATGACAAGCATCATCCAAATGCCTTGAGCATGGACTTCGTTCAAAAAGTCTATCGCGATTTTAATCTCTGGTCTGAACCTCTTTCCAGCCTCTGCCGCAAAAATGCCGGAGCAAAGGCAGGAGAAGTCATGCACTCACCTAAAAAAGCAGAAATCCTTGACGAGGACGAAACCCTCGACAAAGCTCTGCACGCTTTTGTGCTCGGAGTGCACCAGCCGCTGCTGGTCCAGAAGGATGGCATTATCACCGGTGTAGTCCGCCTCGGCGACGCCTTTGATAAAGTCAGAACCGCTATTCTCGCTTGCGAGATCGAAACAGCCTAA
- a CDS encoding dinitrogenase iron-molybdenum cofactor biosynthesis protein, with product MSHKIMVALLNNEVAPRFDLATDVLLAKIKSNGEINERIIVLPQASADDLCALATSDHTDAVVCGGIDDEHYQYLKWKGIEVLDDVIGPVKKVIQAYKDEKLSCGDNFYKP from the coding sequence ATGTCGCACAAAATCATGGTAGCCCTGCTCAACAATGAAGTTGCTCCCCGTTTTGACCTCGCCACGGATGTACTACTAGCCAAAATTAAATCCAATGGAGAAATAAACGAACGCATCATTGTTTTACCGCAGGCATCCGCCGATGACCTTTGCGCCTTGGCAACCTCCGATCATACTGATGCTGTGGTCTGCGGCGGCATTGATGATGAACATTACCAGTACCTCAAGTGGAAAGGCATTGAGGTCCTCGACGACGTCATCGGACCTGTAAAAAAAGTAATACAAGCCTACAAGGACGAAAAGCTCTCCTGCGGAGACAATTTTTACAAACCTTAA
- a CDS encoding PAS domain-containing protein: MGQQFLLPDLLNEVPIGIAVLDIEGRVKLVNRAWQTITGADPESMQDLKCYLGLRCDYCFKGCPVMADKADFQTVSIDADIIDRTRAKVPIRLNISPIVSSDNVISGYIETIQDIRQVAELSSSASKAYSLGGLIGTSPEMVKIFSMVPSIAGTDSSVLITGETGTGKDVLAEAIHNASDRAGAPFIKVNCGALPETLLESELFGHVKGAFTGANEDRPGRIKLAHNGSFFLTEIGDLPLPLQVKLLSFLDDKVIHPLGSSRGFNADVRVIVATHRDLKKMVQEKTFRADLLFRLNVVHLHLPPLRERGDDILLLKNHFLMAYCDKFNKKIKGFSKKSAKILSAYRYPGNVRELSNIVEYAVNFCDRDLIGSSHLPAYLTEQDILRPVTESAHATQERMVPLEYSSAQNWDDAEKQMIMDTLLKCGGRKGEAAARLGWSRSTLWRKLKKHSING; this comes from the coding sequence CATTGCTGTGCTGGACATCGAGGGGAGGGTGAAACTGGTCAACCGTGCATGGCAGACCATCACCGGAGCCGACCCGGAGTCCATGCAGGACTTAAAATGCTATCTGGGATTGCGCTGCGATTACTGCTTCAAAGGCTGCCCGGTCATGGCAGACAAGGCAGACTTCCAGACAGTATCGATTGATGCTGACATTATTGACCGCACAAGAGCCAAAGTTCCTATCCGGCTGAACATTTCACCGATAGTGAGCAGCGACAATGTAATTTCAGGATACATTGAAACCATTCAGGACATCCGGCAGGTTGCGGAACTAAGCAGCTCGGCCAGCAAGGCTTACTCGTTGGGCGGACTGATCGGCACCAGCCCGGAAATGGTTAAAATTTTCAGCATGGTCCCTTCCATTGCAGGAACGGATTCATCAGTACTCATCACCGGGGAAACCGGAACAGGTAAAGATGTACTGGCCGAAGCCATCCACAATGCCTCAGACCGTGCGGGCGCGCCATTTATTAAGGTAAACTGCGGCGCGCTGCCGGAAACTTTATTGGAATCGGAACTCTTCGGACATGTGAAGGGAGCTTTCACCGGAGCCAATGAGGACCGCCCCGGACGTATCAAACTGGCCCATAACGGCTCATTCTTTCTTACTGAAATAGGAGATTTGCCTCTCCCCTTGCAGGTCAAACTGCTTTCATTTCTGGATGACAAAGTAATTCATCCGCTGGGCAGTTCACGAGGCTTCAATGCCGATGTGCGGGTTATAGTTGCCACCCACCGGGACCTGAAAAAAATGGTTCAGGAAAAAACCTTCCGCGCCGACCTGCTTTTCAGATTAAACGTAGTCCATCTGCATTTGCCGCCCCTACGTGAACGTGGTGATGATATTCTGCTACTCAAAAACCACTTCCTTATGGCCTACTGCGATAAATTTAATAAAAAGATCAAAGGTTTTTCCAAAAAATCAGCTAAAATTTTATCCGCCTACCGCTACCCCGGAAACGTGCGCGAACTTAGCAACATTGTGGAATACGCGGTCAACTTCTGCGATCGTGATCTCATCGGCTCCAGCCATCTTCCCGCCTACCTGACCGAGCAGGACATCCTGCGCCCGGTAACGGAATCCGCTCACGCCACTCAGGAAAGGATGGTCCCGCTGGAATACTCCTCGGCCCAGAACTGGGATGATGCCGAAAAGCAGATGATCATGGACACTTTGCTTAAATGCGGCGGACGCAAAGGGGAAGCTGCCGCAAGGCTCGGCTGGTCTCGCTCCACCCTTTGGCGTAAGTTGAAAAAACACTCCATAAACGGATAA
- a CDS encoding response regulator — translation MKIMIVELDSEFREHLVLRLKSEGLQVADSGNLDEAEKFIRENELDGIVLGLSGFGRSSLKFMEDISPIVPDLKVVLINRHNKIPLSIEAMNLGACAEISVPVDIAALLKTLRRVCTQDS, via the coding sequence ATGAAAATAATGATTGTTGAACTGGACTCGGAATTCCGTGAGCACCTGGTTCTGCGCCTCAAGAGTGAAGGCTTGCAGGTCGCGGACTCAGGAAATCTGGACGAGGCTGAAAAATTCATACGCGAGAACGAACTGGACGGTATTGTCCTCGGTCTGTCTGGATTCGGTCGGAGTTCCTTGAAATTCATGGAAGACATTTCGCCAATCGTTCCTGATTTGAAAGTTGTTCTAATCAATCGGCACAATAAGATTCCGCTTTCCATTGAAGCTATGAATCTGGGGGCATGTGCTGAAATTTCAGTTCCAGTGGATATTGCCGCGCTGTTAAAGACTCTACGCAGAGTCTGTACACAGGACAGCTAG